The Blautia hydrogenotrophica DSM 10507 genome window below encodes:
- a CDS encoding lactate racemase domain-containing protein: MRLEFEYGHGTMQAELPDSTDIFIPGETVKDPAYIPEDKLKEAYLESMANPIGMPRLSELAHKGTTVTIIVPDRVKGGEQPTSHRKLSIAYILEELYGAGVEKKDILFIISNGLHPRSTEADAKALFGQKLYDEFWHTGQIISHDSEDQEHMVDLGVTDRGDPVYMNKFVYDSDLPILIGHVQGNPYGGYSGGYKHSATGITNWKSIASHHVPSVMHRKDFTPVNGGSLMRHKFDEISMHMEKKMGHPFFCCDAVLDTNSRQIAIFSGYAKEMMPLSWKVADKRTYVHWAEKKYDVLVFGMPQKFHYGDGMGTNPIMMMQALSAQVLRFKRVMSENCVILCSSLCNGFFHDERWPYLREMYELFQHDYMNTLPDMNRYGEYFATNKEYIRKYRFTNAFHPFHGFSMISCGHIAEMNTSAIYIVGAQEPGYARGMGLKTRATFEEALEDAKKKFVGQEPNILALPMTFKKASVHLCMKNPEEDCMDAYGHCHPCMG, from the coding sequence ATGAGATTAGAATTCGAATATGGACATGGAACGATGCAGGCGGAACTTCCGGACAGTACCGATATTTTTATTCCGGGAGAGACGGTGAAAGACCCGGCTTATATTCCAGAAGACAAATTAAAAGAAGCGTATCTGGAAAGCATGGCAAATCCCATTGGAATGCCGAGACTGTCTGAGCTGGCTCACAAGGGAACGACAGTCACCATTATTGTGCCGGATCGTGTAAAAGGCGGAGAACAACCCACTAGCCACAGAAAGCTGAGCATTGCATACATTCTGGAAGAGCTATATGGAGCAGGGGTCGAGAAAAAGGACATTCTGTTTATCATTTCTAATGGTCTGCATCCGAGAAGCACAGAGGCAGACGCCAAAGCGCTTTTTGGGCAGAAACTTTACGATGAGTTCTGGCACACGGGACAGATTATCAGCCATGACAGCGAAGACCAGGAGCATATGGTAGACCTGGGAGTGACGGACAGAGGAGATCCTGTCTACATGAATAAGTTTGTCTATGACAGCGATCTGCCGATCTTAATCGGCCATGTTCAGGGAAATCCTTATGGAGGCTACTCGGGAGGTTACAAGCACAGTGCAACAGGAATCACAAACTGGAAAAGTATTGCCAGCCACCACGTACCTTCTGTCATGCACAGAAAGGATTTCACCCCGGTAAACGGAGGCAGTCTGATGCGTCATAAATTTGATGAGATCAGTATGCACATGGAGAAGAAAATGGGACACCCCTTCTTCTGCTGTGACGCAGTCTTAGATACCAATTCTCGCCAGATCGCCATCTTTTCCGGCTATGCGAAAGAGATGATGCCTCTGAGCTGGAAAGTGGCGGATAAGAGAACCTATGTACACTGGGCAGAAAAGAAATACGATGTCTTGGTATTTGGAATGCCTCAGAAATTCCACTACGGGGATGGCATGGGTACCAATCCGATTATGATGATGCAGGCTTTGAGCGCACAGGTACTTCGATTCAAACGCGTCATGAGTGAGAATTGTGTGATTCTCTGTTCTTCCCTGTGCAATGGATTCTTTCACGATGAGAGATGGCCGTATTTAAGAGAGATGTATGAGCTGTTCCAGCATGATTACATGAACACACTGCCGGATATGAATCGGTACGGAGAATACTTTGCGACTAACAAAGAGTATATCAGAAAATACCGCTTTACCAACGCATTTCATCCTTTCCACGGCTTCAGTATGATTTCCTGCGGACATATCGCGGAGATGAATACCAGCGCTATTTATATAGTAGGAGCACAGGAGCCGGGCTACGCCAGAGGTATGGGCTTAAAGACCAGAGCCACCTTTGAGGAAGCGCTCGAGGATGCAAAGAAGAAATTCGTGGGACAGGAGCCAAATATCCTGGCTTTGCCGATGACTTTTAAAAAAGCATCTGTTCATTTGTGTATGAAAAATCCTGAGGAAGACTGCATGGATGCCTATGGACACTGTCATCCTTGCATGGGATAA
- the larB gene encoding nickel pincer cofactor biosynthesis protein LarB codes for MDVRELLEGVKNQSVNIEEAEQYLKELPYQNLGFCRLDHHRALRNGFGEVIYCEGKATEHLVKIYQSFQARRENVLGTRASQEQYQAVKAAVPEVLYDSLGRTLKLQYEKPQLTGEVAVCTAGTSDIPVAEEAAQTAEFFGTYVNRIYDVGVAGIHRLLEKTEEIRRANCVVAIAGMEGALGSVVAGLVERPVIAVPTSVGYGANLHGISALLTMLNSCAEGLAVVNIDNGFGAGYMAAQINRLGVEGGRR; via the coding sequence ATGGATGTACGGGAATTGTTAGAGGGTGTGAAAAACCAAAGTGTGAATATCGAGGAGGCAGAGCAGTACTTAAAGGAACTACCATATCAGAATTTGGGCTTTTGTCGGTTAGATCATCACAGAGCACTGAGAAATGGATTCGGAGAGGTTATTTACTGCGAGGGAAAGGCTACGGAGCATTTGGTCAAGATCTACCAAAGCTTTCAGGCCAGGAGAGAAAACGTGCTGGGGACGAGGGCGTCACAGGAACAGTACCAAGCGGTAAAGGCGGCTGTGCCGGAAGTTTTGTATGATTCCCTAGGGAGAACTCTGAAGCTTCAGTATGAGAAGCCGCAGCTGACAGGAGAGGTTGCAGTCTGTACAGCGGGAACTTCAGATATCCCGGTGGCAGAGGAAGCGGCGCAGACGGCAGAATTCTTCGGGACCTATGTAAACCGTATTTATGACGTGGGGGTGGCGGGAATTCACAGACTGCTGGAGAAAACCGAAGAGATACGAAGAGCCAACTGTGTAGTCGCCATCGCCGGTATGGAAGGGGCTTTGGGAAGTGTCGTGGCCGGATTGGTGGAGCGGCCCGTGATCGCAGTTCCCACTTCGGTGGGGTACGGAGCGAATCTTCATGGAATCTCTGCTCTGCTTACGATGCTGAACTCCTGTGCGGAGGGGCTGGCCGTGGTGAATATCGACAATGGATTTGGAGCCGGGTATATGGCGGCGCAGATCAATCGGCTGGGAGTCGAGGGAGGTAGAAGATGA